One genomic segment of Primulina tabacum isolate GXHZ01 chromosome 9, ASM2559414v2, whole genome shotgun sequence includes these proteins:
- the LOC142556468 gene encoding MLP-like protein 423 — translation MASTFSVEVELKSSAQKIWESINDLPNFAPKAFPRVFASIVALEGDGNSAGTVRTINYAQGSPIASVTEKLDVVDNEKKIISYTFTGGDIFKFYKSFKATVVVSPLEKDIGALIKYSGEFERVKEAIVLPESIEEFLAFSLRHLDDHLLQQNKMV, via the exons ATGGCTTCCACTTTTTCAGTAGAAGTTGAACTGAAATCTAGTGCACAAAAGATTTGGGAGAGTATAAATGACTTACCAAATTTCGCCCCCAAGGCCTTCCCTCGAGTATTCGCTAGCATCGTGGCGCTTGAGGGTGACGGAAACTCTGCCGGTACTGTACGTACAATCAATTATGCACAAG GGTCACCAATAGCAAGTGTCACGGAGAAGTTGGACGTTGTGGATAATGAGAAGAAAATAATAAGTTACACTTTTACTGGTGGGGATATCTTTAAATTCTACAAGAGCTTTAAGGCCACTGTAGTCGTGAGCCCGCTGGAGAAAGATATTGGAGCCCTGATTAAATATTCTGGTGAATTCGAAAGGGTGAAAGAAGCAATCGTCCTTCCAGAAAGCATCGAGGAATTCTTGGCTTTCAGTTTACGCCATCTCGATGATCATCTTCTCCAGCAGAATAAGATGGTATAA
- the LOC142556885 gene encoding uncharacterized protein LOC142556885, whose protein sequence is MEDADKVTCSIFLLTKHARIWWENARVALPAIPLTWETFKIVFYNKYFSKDVRAKKTSDFLNLKQGNMSITDYIQQFEAGVQYVPYIAQEDTSKGKHFMRGLRSEIKRDVRMSKVVTYGEIVERALMAEQDEQDIDRDRQQRRQQYFQKSQRTRQGKKTDSRGTRSEEPCGKGPSPRKEQDRPPCPKCGKFMAGNIQEPRIPLFRNFVRRLGIIASTTETQLAIALPSGQELQTDQIVRGCPIYVQGHQMYADLIVLRMTDFDVILGMDWLSKYIVTIDCGIK, encoded by the exons ATGGAAGATGCGGACAAAGTAACTTGTTCCATCTTTTTAttaacaaagcatgcaagaataTGGTGGGAGAATGCAAGGGTGGCATTACCTGCGATACCATTGACATGGGAAACTTTCAAAATCgtgttttacaacaaatatttcagTAAAGATGTACGAGCCAAGAAAACCAGTGATTTCCTTAATCTGAAACAAGGAAACATGTCAATTACTGATTACATACAACAATTCGAGGCTGGagtccaatatgtaccatatattgcacAGGAGGACACAAGTAAGGGCAAACACTTCATGCGGGGACTTCgctctgaaattaaaagagatgtaCGGATGTCGAAGGTTGTTACATATGGAGAGATAGTAGAAAGAGCACTTATGGCAGAACAGGATGAGCAAGACATTGACAGAGATAGACAACAACGAAGGCAGCAGTACTTTCAAAAGAGCCAAAGAACAAGACAAGGCAAAAAGACCGATAGCAGAGGTACTCGATCAGAGGAACCATGTGGCAAGGGTCCTTCTCCACGTAAAGAACAAGATAGACCACCTTGTCCCAAATGTGGCAAATTCATGGCGGGGAAT attcaggagccacgcaTTCCTTTATTTCGGAATTTTGTAAGGAGACTGGGCATTATAGCAAGTACCACAGAGACACAACTCGCTATAGCTTTACCTTCTGGACAAGAATTACAAACAGATCAGATTGTGCGAGGGTGTCCAATATATGTCCAAGGCCATCAGATGTATGCTGACTTGATAGTTCTGAggatgactgattttgatgtgatattgggaatggattggctctcgAAGTACATAGTTACTATTGACTGTGGCATAAAATGA